In Candidatus Nitronauta litoralis, one DNA window encodes the following:
- a CDS encoding ribosome biogenesis GTPase Der, which yields MAPPLPVVAIIGRANVGKSTLFNRLVGERRSIVNNQSGVTRDRIYGQVTFYKKPFMLIDTGGIDIDGGGKIEDMVLVQGDLALAEADVVVFIADGRQGLTPQDEEVIQKLRRSGKPFYIGVNKIDSQKQELDTNEFFRLGLDSVYPISAEHGLGIDDLMLPLVEALPLQESEETEQEGIRLAIIGRPNVGKSSLINQFLEKERCIVSEIPGTTRDSVDTVLEYEDTTFILTDTAGIRRKGKTHQVLEKFSVIMSLKVLERSDIAVLLIDAVEGVTDQDATIAGYAHEEGRGVIVCVNKWDLAYSEDLDWKEVEARVRNKLKFLEFAPIMPVSAKTGKGLQRLLPEVEKVYKEYTRTITTSRLNDCFAKAIQRRPMSSFRGKFLKLFYATQIKSRPPTFQCFVNYPEGIHFSYERYLLNSLRNSFGFEGTPIRLLFASRHPGSRREGSR from the coding sequence ATGGCCCCACCACTGCCCGTCGTGGCAATTATTGGCCGCGCCAACGTTGGTAAATCCACCCTGTTTAACCGATTGGTCGGGGAACGGCGGTCTATTGTCAATAACCAGTCAGGCGTGACCCGTGACCGAATTTATGGTCAGGTAACTTTTTATAAAAAACCCTTCATGTTGATTGATACAGGTGGGATCGATATCGACGGGGGTGGAAAAATCGAGGATATGGTTCTCGTGCAGGGGGATCTTGCATTGGCGGAAGCCGATGTTGTCGTGTTTATTGCTGATGGACGACAGGGCTTGACTCCGCAGGATGAAGAAGTAATCCAGAAGCTAAGGAGGTCAGGCAAACCTTTTTACATTGGGGTCAACAAGATCGATTCTCAAAAACAGGAATTGGACACCAACGAATTCTTCAGATTAGGTCTGGATTCTGTCTATCCTATTTCTGCAGAACATGGGCTCGGGATAGATGATTTGATGTTGCCTTTGGTTGAAGCATTGCCGTTGCAGGAATCAGAAGAAACAGAACAGGAAGGAATTCGGTTGGCGATCATAGGGCGGCCTAACGTCGGAAAATCGTCACTGATCAATCAGTTTCTTGAAAAAGAACGTTGCATTGTTTCCGAAATTCCCGGGACGACCCGTGATTCAGTGGATACGGTTCTTGAATATGAAGACACTACATTTATTTTGACCGATACTGCAGGAATCCGGCGTAAGGGGAAAACTCACCAGGTTCTGGAAAAGTTCAGTGTCATAATGTCCCTGAAAGTTTTAGAGCGAAGCGACATCGCGGTTCTACTCATCGATGCGGTTGAAGGAGTCACGGATCAGGATGCAACCATTGCAGGTTATGCGCATGAGGAAGGTCGGGGAGTGATCGTATGTGTGAATAAATGGGATCTTGCTTATTCGGAAGACCTTGATTGGAAAGAGGTTGAAGCGAGAGTCAGAAACAAATTGAAATTTCTCGAATTTGCACCCATAATGCCGGTTTCCGCCAAAACGGGTAAGGGGCTTCAAAGGTTATTACCTGAAGTGGAGAAGGTGTATAAGGAGTACACACGCACCATCACCACATCTCGTTTGAACGATTGTTTCGCTAAGGCGATACAGAGGCGGCCAATGAGCAGTTTTCGAGGCAAGTTTTTAAAGCTGTTTTATGCAACTCAGATTAAAAGCCGGCCTCCCACGTTCCAGTGTTTTGTGAATTACCCGGAAGGAATTCACTTTTCCTACGAACGTTATCTCTTAAACAGCCTTCGAAATTCCTTTGGTTTTGAAGGAACTCCAATCCGGCTATTATTCGCAAGCCGGCATCCTGGTTCTCGGCGTGAGGGTTCTCGATAA